From one Bradyrhizobium sp. Ash2021 genomic stretch:
- a CDS encoding LL-diaminopimelate aminotransferase, whose protein sequence is MEEFYRIRRLPPYVFEQVNRAKAAARNAGADIIDLGMGNPDLPTPPHVIEKLKETLGKPRTDRYSASRGITGLRRAQAAYYDRRFGVKLNPETQVVATLGSKEGFANVAQAITAPGDVVLCPNPSYPIHAFGFLMAGGVIRSVPSEPTPQFFEAVERAIIHSIPKPLALVVCYPSNPTAYVADLDFYKDLVAFAKKHEIFILSDLAYAEVYFDDKNPPPSVLQVPGAIDVTVEFTSMSKTFSMAGWRMGFAVGNERIIAALARVKSYLDYGAFTPIQVAATAALNGPDDCIREMRDTYRKRRDALVESFGRAGWEIPPPQASMFAWAPLPKAFEQVGSMQFATLMVEKSGVVVSPGVAFGEHGEGYVRIAMVENEQRIRQAARGVRRFLESGIETLHNVVPLANRR, encoded by the coding sequence ATGGAAGAATTCTACCGTATCCGCCGTCTGCCGCCTTACGTGTTCGAACAGGTCAACCGGGCCAAGGCGGCCGCGCGGAACGCCGGCGCCGATATTATCGACCTCGGCATGGGAAATCCGGATCTGCCGACGCCGCCCCATGTGATCGAGAAGCTGAAGGAAACCCTCGGCAAGCCCCGGACCGATCGCTATTCGGCGTCGCGCGGCATCACCGGTCTGCGCCGGGCCCAGGCTGCCTATTATGACCGGCGGTTCGGCGTCAAACTCAATCCGGAAACCCAGGTTGTGGCGACGCTGGGCTCCAAGGAGGGCTTTGCCAATGTGGCGCAGGCGATCACCGCGCCCGGCGATGTCGTGCTGTGCCCCAATCCGAGCTATCCGATCCACGCCTTCGGGTTCCTGATGGCGGGCGGGGTGATCCGCTCGGTGCCGTCGGAGCCGACGCCGCAATTTTTCGAAGCGGTGGAACGTGCGATCATCCATTCGATTCCGAAGCCGCTGGCGCTGGTCGTCTGCTATCCCTCCAATCCGACCGCCTATGTCGCCGACCTCGATTTCTACAAGGATCTGGTCGCGTTCGCGAAGAAGCACGAGATCTTCATCCTGTCGGATCTGGCCTATGCCGAGGTCTATTTCGACGACAAGAATCCGCCGCCCTCGGTGCTGCAGGTTCCCGGTGCGATCGACGTCACCGTCGAATTCACCTCGATGTCGAAAACGTTCTCGATGGCCGGCTGGCGCATGGGATTTGCCGTCGGCAACGAGCGCATCATTGCCGCCCTGGCGCGGGTGAAATCCTATCTCGACTACGGCGCGTTCACGCCGATTCAGGTTGCCGCGACCGCGGCGCTGAACGGACCGGACGATTGCATCCGCGAAATGCGCGATACCTACCGCAAGCGCCGCGACGCGCTGGTGGAATCGTTTGGCCGCGCGGGCTGGGAGATTCCACCGCCGCAAGCCTCGATGTTTGCCTGGGCACCGCTGCCGAAGGCCTTCGAGCAGGTCGGCAGCATGCAGTTCGCGACCCTGATGGTGGAGAAATCCGGCGTGGTGGTGTCGCCCGGCGTCGCCTTCGGTGAGCATGGCGAAGGCTATGTCCGCATCGCCATGGTGGAGAACGAGCAACGCATCCGGCAGGCCGCGCGCGGTGTGCGCCGCTTCCTTGAAAGCGGCATCGAAACGTTGCACAACGTGGTTCCTCTCGCCAATCGGCGCTAG
- a CDS encoding homoserine dehydrogenase — translation MVAPLKVGIAGLGTVGAEVVRLIEQQGRTLSARSGRGIRVTAVTARSKVKKRSLDLRDIDWAKSPLALANDPNIDCFVELMGGSGEPALSAIEAALKSGKSVVTANKALIAKHGLRLAKAAEKHGGALNFEAAVGAAIPVIKTLREGLAGTSINRVYGILNGTCNYILTRMEQEGLSFAECLKDAQRLGYAEANPSFDVDGHDTAQKLAILASLAFGTKVAQSAVYVEGISSIAPEDLRAAEELGYRVKLLGVAVRTAKGIEQRVHPTMVPKSSSIAQVMGVTNAVTIDGEGIPAITLVGPGAGGAATASAVVADIADVARGIRAKPFGRPVEKLRATTKAPMERHEGGYYIRLMARDLAGTAATIATRLAEQKISLESIVQRHPDGVDANGSAKKPSPVPVILITYATSEDAVYRALEAVQRDKVISGRPQVIRIEKN, via the coding sequence ATGGTCGCACCCCTGAAAGTGGGCATCGCGGGGCTCGGCACTGTCGGCGCCGAAGTCGTCCGCCTGATCGAGCAGCAGGGACGCACGCTATCGGCGCGCAGCGGCCGCGGCATACGCGTCACCGCCGTCACCGCGCGTTCGAAAGTGAAAAAGCGCAGTCTCGATCTGCGCGACATCGATTGGGCCAAAAGCCCGCTGGCGCTGGCCAACGATCCCAACATCGATTGCTTCGTCGAATTGATGGGCGGTTCCGGCGAACCGGCGCTGTCGGCGATCGAGGCCGCGCTGAAATCCGGCAAGTCGGTGGTAACAGCCAACAAGGCGCTGATCGCCAAGCACGGATTGCGGCTGGCGAAGGCTGCCGAGAAGCACGGCGGCGCGTTGAATTTCGAGGCAGCGGTGGGCGCTGCGATCCCCGTCATCAAGACCCTGCGCGAGGGCCTTGCCGGAACATCGATCAATCGCGTCTACGGCATCCTCAACGGCACCTGCAATTACATCCTGACCCGGATGGAACAGGAAGGCCTGTCATTCGCCGAATGCCTCAAGGATGCGCAGCGTCTGGGCTATGCCGAGGCCAATCCGTCGTTCGACGTCGACGGCCACGACACCGCGCAGAAGCTGGCGATCCTGGCCAGCCTCGCGTTCGGCACGAAGGTTGCACAGAGCGCGGTCTATGTCGAAGGTATCTCCTCGATCGCGCCGGAAGATCTGCGCGCCGCGGAGGAACTCGGTTATCGGGTCAAGTTGCTTGGGGTCGCGGTGCGGACGGCGAAGGGTATCGAACAGCGCGTGCATCCGACCATGGTGCCAAAATCGTCATCGATTGCGCAGGTGATGGGCGTCACCAATGCGGTCACGATCGACGGCGAGGGGATTCCAGCGATCACGCTGGTCGGTCCCGGCGCGGGCGGTGCGGCGACCGCGTCCGCCGTCGTTGCCGACATCGCCGATGTCGCGCGCGGCATTCGCGCAAAGCCGTTCGGCCGGCCGGTGGAGAAATTGCGCGCGACTACCAAGGCGCCGATGGAGCGGCATGAAGGCGGCTATTACATCCGCCTGATGGCGCGCGATCTCGCCGGCACCGCGGCGACCATCGCGACCCGGCTTGCCGAGCAGAAGATATCACTGGAATCGATCGTGCAGCGTCATCCCGACGGCGTCGACGCCAACGGGTCGGCGAAGAAACCGTCACCGGTTCCCGTTATCCTGATCACCTACGCCACCAGCGAGGACGCGGTCTATCGCGCGCTGGAGGCGGTGCAGCGCGACAAGGTGATCAGCGGCCGGCCGCAGGTGATACGAATCGAGAAAAACTGA
- the glpX gene encoding class II fructose-bisphosphatase, producing MSTHISVPPQLLLERILTLEIVRVTERAAVSAARLRGHGQEKAADQAAVDAMRRELNKLPIEGTIVIGEGERDEAPMLFIGEKVGLNAGPQVDIAVDPLEGTTLCAKNMPGAIATMAMADGGTLLHAPDVYMQKIAVGPGYKKGVVELDASPADNVRRLAKAKGVDASAITVLVLDRPRHADIISGVRSTGAAVRLITDGDVAGVIHCADPDNTGVDMYIGTGGAPEGVLAAAALRCIGGQMQCRLILDSEEKRERAHKMGVADPRMIYGIEDMARGDCLFAATGVTTGSLLSGVKFRKDVIETETVVMRSVTGTVRYIKAEHRQLEKFHLD from the coding sequence ATGTCGACCCATATTTCCGTGCCGCCGCAGCTGTTGCTCGAGCGCATTCTGACGCTCGAAATCGTGCGCGTGACGGAGCGCGCCGCGGTTTCGGCGGCGCGGTTGCGCGGCCACGGCCAGGAAAAGGCCGCCGACCAGGCCGCGGTCGATGCGATGCGCCGCGAACTCAACAAGCTGCCGATCGAGGGCACCATCGTGATCGGCGAGGGCGAGCGCGACGAGGCGCCGATGCTGTTCATCGGCGAGAAGGTCGGGCTCAACGCCGGTCCGCAGGTCGATATTGCCGTCGATCCGCTCGAGGGCACCACACTGTGCGCCAAGAACATGCCCGGCGCGATCGCGACCATGGCGATGGCCGATGGCGGCACGCTGCTGCACGCGCCCGACGTCTACATGCAGAAGATCGCGGTCGGCCCCGGCTACAAGAAGGGCGTCGTCGAGCTCGATGCATCGCCCGCCGACAATGTTCGCCGGCTCGCCAAGGCGAAGGGCGTCGACGCCTCCGCGATCACCGTGCTGGTGCTCGATCGCCCGCGCCACGCCGATATCATTTCCGGCGTTCGCAGCACCGGTGCGGCGGTTCGCCTCATCACCGACGGCGACGTCGCGGGCGTGATCCATTGCGCCGATCCCGACAATACCGGCGTCGACATGTATATCGGCACCGGCGGCGCGCCCGAGGGCGTGCTGGCGGCGGCGGCGCTGCGCTGCATCGGCGGCCAGATGCAATGCCGCTTGATCCTCGACAGCGAGGAAAAGCGCGAGCGCGCCCACAAGATGGGCGTCGCCGATCCGCGCATGATCTACGGCATCGAGGACATGGCGCGCGGCGACTGCCTGTTCGCGGCCACCGGCGTCACCACCGGCTCGCTGCTGTCGGGCGTCAAATTCCGCAAGGACGTGATCGAGACCGAAACCGTGGTGATGCGCTCGGTCACCGGCACCGTGCGCTACATCAAGGCCGAGCACCGGCAGCTGGAGAAATTTCACCTCGATTGA
- a CDS encoding haloacid dehalogenase type II, with translation MSDISAVKALVFDVFGTVVDWRTSLIADFTKWSETRGIKADWTALVDGWRAVYAASMDDVRKHPERGYMILDTLHRQSLEKLVAQLGISGLTDADLHHLTMGWHRLHAWPDSVAGLTRLKTKYIISPLSNGNVALLTNMAKFAGLPWDLVMSAELFEHYKPDAETYLGAAKLLCLPPEQVMMVAAHNHDLKAAQKLGLKTAFVARPTEYGPLQKYDFEAKGDWDIVAKDFGGIADKMGC, from the coding sequence ATGTCCGATATTTCCGCCGTAAAAGCGCTGGTGTTCGACGTCTTCGGCACAGTGGTCGACTGGCGCACCAGCCTGATCGCGGATTTCACCAAATGGTCGGAGACGCGTGGCATCAAGGCGGACTGGACCGCGCTGGTCGACGGCTGGCGCGCGGTCTATGCCGCCTCGATGGATGATGTGCGAAAACATCCCGAGCGTGGCTACATGATCCTGGACACGCTGCACCGGCAGTCGCTGGAAAAGCTGGTCGCGCAGCTCGGGATTTCCGGCCTCACCGACGCCGATTTGCATCATCTGACGATGGGATGGCATCGGCTGCATGCCTGGCCGGACAGCGTGGCCGGCCTGACGCGGCTGAAGACAAAATACATCATCTCGCCGCTGTCCAACGGCAACGTTGCGCTGCTGACCAATATGGCGAAGTTCGCAGGCCTGCCGTGGGATCTCGTGATGTCGGCCGAATTGTTCGAGCACTACAAGCCCGATGCCGAAACCTATCTCGGCGCCGCAAAGCTGCTGTGCCTGCCGCCGGAGCAGGTGATGATGGTAGCCGCCCATAACCATGATCTGAAAGCCGCGCAAAAACTCGGCCTGAAGACCGCCTTCGTAGCAAGGCCGACCGAATACGGCCCATTGCAGAAATACGACTTCGAGGCCAAGGGCGACTGGGACATCGTGGCGAAGGATTTTGGCGGCATCGCAGACAAGATGGGCTGTTAG
- a CDS encoding preprotein translocase subunit SecD — protein MNKRAGTTGLIVAFVLAFAASPAMSAPRAASDDAQAVDKMRAAAVANAAKLLDTQGGSRIVFKVDSAALHEAVVTDLRDDLYKILREGRIPFSGLAMREGGVEVRIAEPKDRQRVLGKLVPSTETAPSGEKAVAVADSGDGLTRLTPTDFGFAERQHGLVRQSIEMIEQRLRSADIGQAGVQPDGADRIRVLLPGVRDPERATAMFAKQARLTFRLVDESMTATKAMEGSPPEGSEVLTDFKTKAPYLVLKETAVEGNDITDAAPGFDPATHQPIASFRFNAHGTRRFAQVTQDNVSKPFAIVLDDQVLSVSVIREPILGGSGVISSGNFTLEDANTMAMMLRSGTLPGRLSVVEQQVVEPAGNSGKQ, from the coding sequence ATGAACAAGCGGGCCGGGACGACAGGGCTGATCGTCGCTTTCGTCCTGGCCTTCGCCGCGTCGCCGGCGATGTCGGCGCCGCGTGCGGCGTCCGACGATGCGCAGGCGGTCGACAAGATGCGCGCGGCGGCTGTGGCCAATGCCGCAAAACTTCTGGACACCCAGGGCGGGTCCCGCATCGTGTTCAAGGTCGACAGTGCGGCCTTGCATGAAGCTGTCGTGACCGACCTGCGCGACGATTTGTACAAAATATTGCGGGAGGGCCGCATCCCGTTTTCTGGTCTGGCGATGCGTGAAGGCGGCGTCGAGGTCCGGATTGCGGAGCCTAAGGACCGGCAACGGGTCTTGGGTAAACTTGTGCCATCAACGGAAACTGCGCCATCAGGCGAAAAGGCTGTCGCCGTTGCCGACAGCGGTGACGGGCTGACCCGGCTCACGCCGACGGATTTCGGGTTCGCCGAGCGCCAGCACGGACTGGTCAGGCAATCAATCGAGATGATCGAACAGCGCCTGCGCAGCGCTGATATCGGGCAGGCGGGTGTGCAGCCCGACGGGGCTGACCGCATTCGTGTCCTGCTGCCGGGCGTCAGGGATCCCGAACGTGCGACCGCGATGTTCGCCAAGCAAGCGCGGCTCACATTCCGCCTGGTGGATGAGTCGATGACCGCCACCAAGGCGATGGAAGGCTCCCCGCCCGAGGGATCCGAAGTGCTCACCGACTTCAAGACCAAGGCTCCCTATCTGGTCCTGAAGGAGACCGCCGTCGAGGGCAACGATATCACCGATGCCGCGCCAGGGTTCGATCCCGCGACCCACCAGCCGATCGCGTCGTTCCGGTTCAACGCGCATGGCACGAGGCGCTTCGCGCAAGTTACCCAGGACAATGTGAGCAAGCCATTCGCCATCGTCCTCGACGACCAGGTGCTCTCGGTGTCCGTCATTCGGGAGCCGATCCTGGGCGGCTCGGGGGTGATATCATCGGGTAACTTCACGCTCGAAGACGCCAACACCATGGCCATGATGCTGCGCTCGGGAACGCTGCCCGGGCGCCTGAGCGTCGTTGAACAGCAGGTTGTGGAACCGGCCGGCAATAGCGGAAAACAATAG
- a CDS encoding phosphatase PAP2 family protein gives MHGTIDMKRSILRWPDTQGRLNLADDEVEAAWNIFSFNWRLLASAAGVVVAVLVATEFYVETMGYLVAFALASLYWWFGLRNARSTTHANPRIFLCLVALAQLVMAVPVILTLTYVAVSVNLPLQDARLLAWDRALGFDFRSFLDFTNHHRELIPLLARSYSSINLQLLVIVLLLPLTGCYRRVAETVCAVTLAILATTLIAALVPAIGVYGELGLQASDFPQLVPQAYYDTLRDVPLVRGGQLHKLSLTQLSGVLTFPSFHAASAILFMWACWPLRWVRLVVIPWNIVMMVATPLGGGHYLVDVLAGVLVAIVAIGVTSKISGICSPKRIDALHSDVQPLQPSR, from the coding sequence GTGCACGGCACCATTGACATGAAGCGATCGATCTTGCGATGGCCGGATACCCAGGGGCGGTTGAACCTGGCCGATGACGAGGTTGAGGCAGCCTGGAACATTTTCTCGTTCAACTGGCGACTGCTGGCGAGCGCGGCGGGGGTCGTCGTTGCCGTTCTCGTCGCAACAGAATTTTACGTCGAGACCATGGGCTATCTCGTGGCTTTTGCTCTGGCGAGCCTTTACTGGTGGTTTGGACTGCGGAACGCTCGTTCGACGACGCACGCCAACCCCAGGATTTTTCTCTGCCTCGTCGCACTTGCGCAACTGGTAATGGCCGTGCCGGTCATACTGACGCTGACGTATGTCGCCGTTTCCGTTAATCTTCCTCTGCAGGACGCCAGGTTGCTGGCTTGGGACCGCGCGCTGGGATTTGACTTCCGGAGTTTCCTGGACTTTACGAACCATCATCGCGAATTGATCCCGCTCCTGGCCCGGTCGTACAGTTCGATCAATCTGCAGCTGCTCGTGATTGTACTCCTGCTTCCTCTGACTGGATGCTATCGGCGAGTCGCGGAGACGGTATGCGCTGTCACGCTCGCTATTTTGGCAACGACCCTTATCGCGGCCCTCGTCCCGGCCATCGGTGTCTATGGTGAGTTAGGATTGCAGGCATCCGACTTCCCCCAACTCGTGCCCCAGGCCTATTACGACACATTGCGCGACGTGCCGCTCGTGCGAGGAGGGCAGCTGCACAAACTGAGCTTGACTCAATTGTCGGGGGTCCTGACGTTTCCCAGCTTTCATGCGGCATCTGCTATTCTCTTCATGTGGGCTTGCTGGCCGCTGCGCTGGGTGAGACTGGTCGTCATTCCATGGAACATCGTGATGATGGTGGCGACGCCGCTGGGCGGAGGCCATTATTTGGTTGATGTCCTGGCGGGCGTCTTGGTGGCGATCGTGGCGATCGGCGTGACGAGCAAGATAAGTGGCATTTGTTCGCCGAAACGAATCGACGCATTACATTCCGATGTCCAACCGCTACAGCCTTCGCGATAG
- a CDS encoding IS701 family transposase: MIRTSWTRTASIEETLALWAASLREIKKRIRPLFGQERVAKNAGLFLEGLLGDEQRKTGWMRAEAAGDPGPWRQQAILGRRDWDADALRDIVRDYVIEHLADDDAVLVIDETGFLKQGKASCGVARQYTGSAGKITNCQIGVFAAYVSCHGHAFIDRALYLPKEWTDDPDRLKAAYVPPDTGFATKPKLATRMIARAIAAPVPFKWVAGDTVYGVGDIEQQLRRAGKGYVLGVSSAHVFRSWGKRRSVAGTAADIALTRRASDWKRLSAGAGTKGPRLHDWCYLELADLAGEPNDENPGLWTRGLLIRRRIADGDLAFFTTWCPAATSIETLVGVEGHRWAIEDSFETAKNEFGLDHNESRSWHGWHRHVSMAMLAFAMMAVIRHRANPPAPKKTKRRTTARVKPQPRRR, from the coding sequence ATGATTCGAACATCGTGGACGCGGACAGCGTCGATTGAAGAGACGCTTGCGTTGTGGGCGGCGTCGCTTCGGGAGATCAAGAAGCGGATACGTCCATTGTTCGGGCAAGAGCGTGTTGCGAAGAATGCTGGCTTGTTTCTGGAAGGTCTGCTTGGAGATGAGCAACGCAAGACTGGTTGGATGCGCGCTGAGGCCGCAGGCGATCCTGGTCCATGGCGGCAACAGGCGATCCTGGGTCGCAGGGATTGGGATGCGGATGCCTTGCGCGATATCGTCCGCGATTATGTCATCGAGCATTTGGCGGACGATGACGCGGTCCTCGTGATCGATGAGACCGGCTTTCTCAAACAGGGCAAAGCGTCGTGCGGCGTGGCGCGTCAGTACACTGGTTCGGCGGGCAAGATCACGAACTGCCAGATCGGCGTCTTCGCGGCCTACGTTTCGTGCCACGGTCATGCTTTCATCGACCGCGCGCTGTATCTTCCGAAGGAATGGACCGACGATCCAGATCGACTGAAAGCCGCATACGTGCCCCCCGATACCGGCTTTGCGACCAAACCAAAGCTTGCGACGAGAATGATCGCACGCGCCATAGCCGCGCCTGTCCCGTTCAAGTGGGTTGCAGGCGATACGGTCTACGGTGTCGGTGACATTGAACAGCAACTGCGTCGCGCAGGCAAAGGCTATGTCCTGGGGGTCAGCAGCGCGCATGTATTTCGATCCTGGGGCAAGCGTCGATCGGTCGCCGGCACGGCTGCCGACATCGCCCTGACGCGGCGTGCGTCCGACTGGAAACGCCTGTCAGCAGGGGCCGGAACCAAAGGACCGCGGCTGCATGATTGGTGCTATCTCGAATTGGCCGACCTGGCCGGAGAACCAAACGACGAAAATCCGGGCCTTTGGACACGCGGTCTGCTGATCCGTCGTCGTATCGCCGATGGCGATCTCGCCTTCTTCACCACCTGGTGCCCAGCGGCAACATCGATCGAAACACTGGTGGGGGTCGAAGGCCATCGGTGGGCAATCGAGGACAGTTTCGAGACCGCCAAGAACGAGTTCGGGCTCGACCACAACGAGAGCAGATCCTGGCACGGCTGGCATCGCCACGTTTCCATGGCGATGCTCGCCTTCGCCATGATGGCGGTGATCCGCCATCGCGCCAATCCGCCGGCGCCAAAAAAAACCAAACGCCGAACCACGGCAAGGGTCAAACCACAGCCACGCCGTCGTTGA
- a CDS encoding AraC family transcriptional regulator, with translation MARAPSSRSAEVFLLNKPYHSLYFYLPRAALDAIADEANAPRIRDLSYKPGVGVNDVTISTLGSLLLPALRHPDQANPLFVDHVMQAVVVHIAQTYGGMRPVSRPVRGGLAPWQERRAKEMIDANLGGVLVEELARECRFSRNHFSRAFSRSVGMAPHQWLMQRRIEVAKEMLRDGRLPVSDVAAACGFSNQSHLTHFFTRMVGVGPGAWRRARQSQLCPQEPT, from the coding sequence GTGGCACGAGCGCCGAGCAGTCGATCGGCTGAAGTATTTCTCCTCAACAAGCCCTATCACTCGCTGTATTTTTATCTGCCGCGTGCGGCGCTGGACGCCATCGCTGACGAGGCCAACGCGCCGCGAATTCGCGATCTGAGCTACAAGCCCGGCGTGGGCGTCAACGACGTCACGATTTCCACCCTCGGGAGCTTGCTGCTGCCCGCCCTCAGGCATCCCGACCAAGCTAACCCGTTGTTTGTCGACCACGTCATGCAGGCGGTCGTGGTGCATATCGCTCAGACCTATGGAGGCATGCGGCCAGTGTCGCGGCCGGTCCGGGGTGGGCTCGCGCCATGGCAGGAGCGACGCGCGAAGGAGATGATCGACGCCAACCTAGGCGGTGTGCTGGTCGAGGAGCTGGCGCGGGAATGCCGGTTCTCAAGGAACCATTTTTCGCGCGCGTTTAGCCGTTCCGTAGGAATGGCACCGCACCAATGGCTCATGCAGCGCCGCATCGAGGTGGCAAAGGAAATGCTGCGCGACGGGCGGTTGCCGGTGTCTGATGTGGCCGCGGCTTGCGGGTTCAGCAACCAGAGTCATCTCACGCACTTTTTCACACGGATGGTTGGCGTAGGTCCGGGCGCGTGGCGCCGAGCTCGCCAGAGTCAGCTTTGCCCCCAAGAACCGACATGA
- a CDS encoding ATP-binding protein: MNENVHRESTASEPQDRVTELIEQQTAISEVLRAIANSPHDLQPIFDAILDSATRLCRADSGALRLSEEGGLRLVAVRGDPFLVSQVWSLIPVLAEKGSLPDRLAASRLPTHIPDFTAVEGDLRDDFCITVVNAGLRTGLFVPLLKDNEIVGIISLGRKQVQPFTDKQISLFRDFAAQATIALESTRLERQYREAQMALARANRVATMGQLTASIAHEVNQPITAAVTYALAARRFLSANPPNFREVDDALSLIVKEGNRAGEVVERVRALFKKVPARKDAVAIDDAILEVIALTRTEAANNSVSVRTQFAEGLPRVQGDRVQLQQVMLNLIVNAIQSMSGDEDGNRELQISIDAVPSEGGVRVGVRDTGPGLSPESLSRLFEPFYTTKPEGMGIGLSICRSIIEAHGGRLWAIPCEPQGALFQFTIPAD, translated from the coding sequence ATGAACGAGAATGTCCACCGAGAAAGCACCGCTTCTGAGCCGCAAGATCGGGTGACCGAACTCATCGAGCAACAGACGGCCATCTCGGAAGTGCTGCGCGCCATTGCGAACTCGCCGCACGACTTGCAGCCCATCTTCGACGCCATCCTTGACAGCGCCACACGTCTCTGTCGCGCAGACTCAGGCGCCTTACGTCTCTCCGAAGAGGGCGGCCTTCGTCTCGTGGCGGTGCGAGGGGACCCCTTTTTGGTTAGTCAGGTGTGGTCATTAATCCCGGTTCTCGCAGAAAAGGGGAGCCTTCCGGATCGATTAGCCGCAAGCAGGTTACCCACCCACATCCCCGACTTCACAGCAGTTGAAGGCGATCTTCGGGATGATTTTTGTATCACGGTGGTGAACGCAGGTCTTCGAACGGGCCTGTTTGTGCCGTTGCTCAAAGACAATGAGATAGTCGGGATAATTAGTCTGGGCCGCAAACAGGTGCAGCCGTTCACTGACAAACAGATTTCCCTATTCAGGGACTTCGCTGCGCAAGCTACCATTGCCCTGGAGAGCACCCGCCTCGAGCGGCAATATCGCGAGGCGCAGATGGCGCTGGCGCGCGCCAACCGCGTCGCGACGATGGGCCAGTTGACGGCCTCGATTGCTCATGAAGTGAACCAGCCAATCACAGCGGCAGTCACATACGCGTTAGCCGCTCGGCGTTTCCTAAGCGCAAATCCACCGAATTTTCGCGAGGTGGATGATGCGCTCTCTCTGATTGTCAAGGAGGGGAATCGCGCAGGCGAGGTCGTCGAGCGAGTTCGTGCGCTCTTTAAGAAGGTGCCCGCACGAAAGGACGCCGTAGCGATCGACGATGCCATCCTCGAGGTTATTGCTCTCACCCGTACGGAGGCCGCAAACAATAGCGTGTCGGTGCGAACGCAATTTGCGGAGGGCTTGCCGCGTGTCCAAGGCGATCGGGTCCAACTGCAACAAGTGATGCTGAACTTGATCGTCAATGCCATCCAGTCGATGAGTGGCGATGAGGACGGCAACCGCGAATTACAGATCAGCATCGATGCGGTTCCGTCCGAAGGTGGCGTGCGCGTCGGGGTGCGGGACACCGGCCCGGGGCTGAGCCCGGAAAGCCTCTCGCGTCTGTTCGAGCCATTCTACACGACCAAGCCCGAGGGCATGGGCATTGGCCTATCTATCTGCCGCTCGATCATCGAAGCGCACGGCGGACGGCTGTGGGCGATCCCGTGCGAACCGCAGGGCGCTCTCTTTCAGTTTACGATCCCCGCTGACTGA
- a CDS encoding cytochrome D1 domain-containing protein: MVVPIPAWASMARIYVTNSAGDSIHVIDPATNKVVQQIKGIEGAHGIAFSPDGSRVYVSDEVDSTLDVFDRKSGKLIKKVELSAHPNNIAVAKDGRIVVGIARDPGALDIIDPATLTRTKSVPVNGRLHNVYVTSDSKYAVTGSIRTGIVTVIDLATEQPAWEIKLDKGIRPMAIEAGPDGSTKRIFVQLSDLNGFAVVDFAARKEVARIQLPAAKAEFETDGDRATAPSHGIGVAPDGKSLWVTSIPNNAVYVYSLADLTLSGEVALPSLKLRGHGSISAVANWVTFTPDSKTVYISNAGLRSVSAIDTASMKLIAVVPVGEVPKRINTLVIPDRPGAAAISSGKRASLH, encoded by the coding sequence ATGGTTGTACCCATTCCGGCCTGGGCCAGCATGGCCCGCATCTACGTCACCAACAGCGCCGGGGACAGTATTCACGTCATTGATCCCGCCACCAACAAGGTGGTCCAGCAGATCAAGGGTATTGAGGGCGCGCACGGGATTGCATTCTCTCCCGACGGTTCCAGGGTCTATGTCAGCGATGAAGTCGATTCGACGCTGGATGTTTTCGACCGCAAATCCGGCAAGTTGATCAAGAAAGTGGAGTTGAGCGCCCACCCCAACAATATCGCGGTGGCCAAAGACGGCCGCATCGTGGTCGGCATCGCCCGCGATCCCGGCGCGCTCGATATCATCGATCCGGCAACCCTGACGCGGACCAAAAGCGTGCCGGTTAACGGCAGGCTGCATAACGTCTATGTAACGTCTGACAGCAAATACGCCGTCACCGGTTCGATCCGAACCGGGATCGTAACGGTCATCGATCTCGCCACCGAGCAACCGGCGTGGGAGATCAAGCTCGACAAGGGCATTCGCCCGATGGCGATCGAAGCGGGCCCGGATGGCTCGACCAAACGTATCTTCGTGCAATTGTCTGACCTTAACGGATTTGCGGTGGTGGATTTTGCCGCGCGCAAGGAAGTGGCACGGATCCAGCTACCTGCAGCCAAGGCCGAGTTCGAGACCGATGGGGACCGCGCCACGGCGCCTTCACACGGCATCGGCGTCGCACCCGACGGCAAGAGCCTGTGGGTGACCAGCATCCCCAATAACGCGGTGTATGTTTATTCGCTTGCCGACCTCACGCTATCAGGCGAAGTAGCACTTCCGTCCCTCAAGCTAAGGGGGCATGGATCGATTTCGGCGGTTGCGAACTGGGTCACCTTCACGCCCGACAGCAAGACGGTCTACATTTCCAACGCGGGTCTGCGCTCGGTCTCGGCGATCGATACCGCATCCATGAAGCTGATCGCCGTGGTTCCGGTCGGCGAGGTGCCCAAGCGCATCAATACGCTTGTTATCCCCGACCGTCCGGGCGCCGCCGCTATTTCTTCTGGGAAGCGAGCGTCGCTCCATTGA